A portion of the Sphaerochaeta pleomorpha str. Grapes genome contains these proteins:
- a CDS encoding ABC transporter ATP-binding protein translates to MLDIINMTKVFYPGTVNEKLALDDINLHVNPGDVVCIVGSNGSGKSTLFNLISGTYPVTSGQITLDGKNVTNSPEYKRAMTIGRIFQDPTKGTAANMSIEDNMITAATKGMKSLRISLNNERREEFKKLLEPIGMQDRLKDNVGLLSGGQRQALTLLMTVMSKPRMLLLDEHTAALDPRNAQIVMDLTERFIKEYDLTALMVTHNMQFAIDFGNRLVMMDEGTIILDVSGEDKKKLTVNKLVELFKNIRKKDFDNDEGLLTCE, encoded by the coding sequence ATGCTCGACATTATCAATATGACCAAGGTCTTCTACCCGGGGACCGTGAATGAAAAACTCGCCCTTGATGATATCAACCTGCATGTAAATCCAGGTGATGTAGTTTGTATCGTAGGTTCGAACGGTTCAGGGAAAAGCACCCTTTTCAACCTGATAAGCGGTACCTACCCGGTAACCAGCGGACAGATTACCCTGGACGGAAAGAATGTGACCAATAGCCCTGAATACAAACGGGCCATGACCATTGGCAGGATTTTCCAGGACCCGACAAAAGGGACGGCGGCCAACATGTCCATCGAGGACAATATGATCACCGCGGCAACAAAGGGAATGAAAAGCCTCAGGATAAGCCTCAACAATGAAAGGCGGGAAGAGTTCAAGAAGTTACTGGAACCGATCGGAATGCAAGACAGGCTCAAGGACAATGTCGGATTGCTCTCCGGTGGCCAGAGACAGGCTCTTACGTTGCTCATGACGGTCATGAGCAAACCGAGGATGCTTCTGCTAGACGAACATACCGCGGCCCTCGACCCCCGCAATGCACAGATTGTCATGGACCTTACCGAACGGTTCATCAAGGAATACGACCTTACAGCCTTGATGGTAACCCATAACATGCAGTTTGCCATCGATTTTGGCAACCGTCTGGTCATGATGGATGAAGGCACGATTATCCTTGATGTAAGCGGGGAAGACAAGAAAAAGCTTACTGTCAACAAGCTGGTTGAGCTCTTCAAGAATATCCGTAAAAAAGATTTCGATAACGACGAAGGCCTGCTTACTTGTGAGTAG
- a CDS encoding Gfo/Idh/MocA family protein, with protein sequence MENTQTYGFGIIGLGSIAITHAQAINQAKGCTLVAGYHANKDRAERFCKEHGGKAYSDLNAFLSDPRLDVVVVATPSGMHLEAAIAAISSNKHVIIEKPLEVTVARCDQIIDLARQHAVKIGGIFQSRYYGASQTLKKAIDEGRFGKITLMDAQFKWFRSQEYYDSASWRGTWQYDGGGVFMNQGIHAIDLLQWFGGPVVEVNGTIATLAHERIEVEDTAVATLRFASGALGIIEGTTGSYPGFLKRIEVCGTKGSAILEEDSFLAWQFLEEREEDADIRRIFGKDNASTIDASKPSGLDPSGHRAVFEQFSKALRTGTALDLPGEEAKKPVEIIEAIYKSAREKTSVLL encoded by the coding sequence ATGGAAAACACACAGACGTACGGCTTTGGGATCATTGGCTTGGGTTCTATTGCCATTACCCATGCCCAGGCAATTAACCAAGCCAAGGGTTGCACCTTGGTGGCAGGATACCATGCAAACAAGGACCGTGCGGAACGTTTCTGCAAAGAACATGGGGGAAAGGCCTATTCTGACCTCAATGCATTCCTTTCCGACCCTAGACTCGACGTCGTAGTTGTTGCAACCCCTTCGGGCATGCATCTGGAGGCCGCTATTGCGGCAATAAGCAGCAACAAGCATGTCATCATCGAAAAACCCCTGGAAGTTACCGTTGCCCGCTGTGACCAGATCATTGACCTTGCCAGGCAACATGCTGTCAAGATAGGAGGAATCTTCCAGTCCAGATACTATGGAGCCTCACAGACGTTGAAAAAAGCAATCGATGAGGGACGTTTCGGCAAGATTACCCTCATGGATGCCCAGTTCAAGTGGTTCCGGAGCCAAGAATATTACGATAGTGCTTCCTGGAGGGGGACTTGGCAATATGATGGGGGAGGGGTTTTTATGAACCAGGGCATACACGCCATCGACCTGTTGCAATGGTTTGGCGGACCGGTAGTGGAAGTGAACGGTACCATAGCGACCTTGGCCCATGAACGGATTGAGGTAGAGGATACTGCCGTTGCCACCCTGCGTTTTGCCAGCGGAGCTTTGGGCATCATAGAAGGCACCACAGGCTCGTATCCGGGTTTCTTAAAAAGGATAGAGGTTTGCGGTACAAAAGGAAGTGCCATACTTGAGGAAGACAGCTTCCTTGCCTGGCAATTCCTGGAAGAACGGGAAGAGGATGCGGATATCCGAAGGATTTTTGGAAAGGACAATGCATCGACTATAGATGCAAGCAAGCCCAGTGGGTTGGACCCAAGTGGCCACCGTGCAGTCTTTGAGCAATTCTCCAAGGCCCTGCGTACGGGAACTGCACTTGATCTTCCGGGGGAAGAAGCAAAGAAGCCTGTGGAAATCATCGAGGCGATTTATAAAAGCGCAAGGGAAAAGACCTCCGTATTGCTATAG
- a CDS encoding ABC transporter permease, whose amino-acid sequence MLEGIFVDGLVFSLMVIGILISYRILDFADLTCDGSVATGAAVATMFIIHGWPIYLALIFSFLSGILAGMVTAAIHNKLKIPGLLAGILTMTMLYSINLRILGNKANVPLLRVETMYSKLPRIFAFIPAEWASLLGTLLVVLFVKVLIDIFFRTDLGVAMGAMGGNEQMVISQGMNPNILKLMGIGLSNGLIALSGGILAQYQGFADANLGVGMVVQGLAAIMLGEFLFSSNRISLLTLRAILGAIMYKALMFFGRKYGYLVHITPNDFKLLTGILVIASLFIAQTRSVASSKGAKRKAIARSLARHEAENKESN is encoded by the coding sequence ATGTTAGAAGGAATTTTCGTAGATGGCTTGGTTTTTTCGCTCATGGTCATCGGCATCTTGATTTCTTATCGCATACTCGACTTCGCAGACCTTACCTGCGACGGTTCAGTAGCGACCGGGGCCGCCGTTGCAACTATGTTCATCATACATGGCTGGCCGATTTACCTTGCCTTGATCTTCTCTTTCCTTTCAGGGATCTTAGCCGGTATGGTAACTGCTGCTATCCATAACAAACTCAAAATCCCAGGCCTCCTTGCCGGTATCTTGACCATGACGATGCTCTATTCCATCAACTTGCGCATCCTTGGCAACAAGGCAAACGTACCGTTGCTCAGGGTAGAGACCATGTACTCGAAACTTCCCCGCATATTTGCCTTTATCCCGGCCGAATGGGCTTCGCTTCTGGGAACCTTGCTGGTTGTGCTGTTTGTAAAAGTGCTCATTGATATCTTCTTCCGTACCGACCTTGGAGTCGCGATGGGTGCAATGGGCGGGAACGAACAGATGGTCATCAGCCAGGGAATGAACCCCAATATACTCAAGCTCATGGGCATCGGTCTATCGAATGGTCTCATTGCCCTTTCAGGAGGGATCCTTGCCCAGTACCAAGGATTTGCAGATGCAAACCTCGGAGTCGGAATGGTCGTCCAAGGGCTTGCTGCCATAATGCTCGGGGAGTTCCTTTTCTCCTCCAACAGGATTTCCTTGCTTACCCTCAGGGCCATCCTTGGGGCTATCATGTATAAGGCCTTGATGTTCTTCGGACGCAAGTATGGATACTTGGTCCACATTACCCCCAATGACTTCAAGCTTCTCACCGGTATTTTGGTCATCGCATCGCTGTTCATAGCACAGACGCGTAGCGTTGCTTCCTCCAAGGGAGCAAAGAGAAAAGCCATCGCACGTTCCCTGGCCAGACACGAAGCCGAAAACAAGGAGTCAAACTAA
- the mmsB gene encoding multiple monosaccharide ABC transporter permease → MINTSVIKNTMKKNSMLIALIATMILFQLLIVSQDRGSLFAPANISNIISQNSYVVILASGMLLCILTGGNIDLSVGSIVALVGAVAGTLVVNMHLNIFLSIIICLIVGTLIGAWQGFWIAFVRIPPFIVTLAGMLLWRGVALLILNGLTISPFPESYQKYFTTYLPGTSNAETIFTVTLLVGIIICLVYIAFAVFDRFNKKRKGYQTEHPAMTITRTVLISFAVLLVFSLLGRHKGIPVVLIQLAVIVLAYSYYTSSTVPGRHLYAIGGNEKAAKLSGINTDKVLFSAYTNMGFLSAVAALVCVARFNSAAPTAGTNYELDAIGACFIGGASAYGGTGTVGGAVIGAIFMGVLNNGMSILGVDSNWQKAVKGIVVLGAVVFDVLSKKRVKSN, encoded by the coding sequence ATGATTAATACGAGCGTAATAAAGAACACCATGAAAAAGAACTCGATGCTTATTGCATTGATAGCTACCATGATACTGTTCCAGCTTCTTATTGTCAGTCAGGACAGGGGTTCCCTCTTTGCCCCGGCAAACATTTCCAATATTATCAGCCAGAACTCCTATGTGGTAATCTTGGCTTCAGGTATGTTGCTCTGCATCCTTACCGGTGGAAACATCGACCTTTCGGTAGGCTCGATTGTCGCACTCGTCGGAGCTGTTGCAGGTACGTTGGTCGTCAACATGCACCTCAATATTTTTCTCTCGATCATTATTTGCCTTATCGTAGGGACTCTTATTGGGGCTTGGCAGGGTTTTTGGATTGCATTCGTGAGAATACCGCCGTTCATCGTAACCTTGGCAGGGATGTTGCTCTGGAGAGGTGTAGCCCTGCTCATTCTCAATGGCCTTACCATCTCCCCGTTCCCTGAAAGCTACCAGAAATATTTTACTACGTATCTTCCGGGGACTTCCAACGCAGAAACGATTTTCACGGTTACTCTTCTGGTAGGCATCATTATTTGCCTGGTGTATATCGCGTTTGCAGTCTTTGACCGCTTCAACAAGAAACGGAAAGGCTACCAGACAGAACACCCAGCCATGACAATTACCCGCACGGTGCTCATTTCCTTTGCCGTGTTGCTTGTCTTCTCCTTGCTCGGAAGGCACAAGGGAATCCCCGTTGTCCTGATTCAACTGGCAGTCATCGTACTTGCCTACAGCTATTACACCTCGAGCACTGTCCCGGGGCGGCATCTCTATGCAATAGGTGGAAACGAAAAAGCCGCAAAGCTCTCAGGCATCAATACGGACAAGGTTCTCTTCTCAGCCTACACAAACATGGGGTTCCTATCAGCAGTCGCTGCTTTGGTCTGTGTGGCGCGCTTCAATTCAGCAGCACCCACCGCAGGTACAAACTACGAGCTCGATGCCATCGGAGCCTGTTTCATCGGCGGTGCTTCGGCTTATGGCGGAACAGGTACTGTAGGCGGAGCGGTTATCGGTGCAATCTTCATGGGGGTTTTGAACAATGGTATGTCCATTCTCGGCGTCGATTCCAACTGGCAGAAGGCCGTCAAGGGCATCGTAGTGCTTGGAGCTGTAGTCTTTGATGTATTGAGCAAAAAACGAGTCAAATCAAACTAG
- a CDS encoding LacI family DNA-binding transcriptional regulator, which yields MSVTIKDIARVAGVSRGTVDRVLHNRGGVNAEVAAKVREIAEDLGFFPNRAGKVLAALKQPMTFACLLPSIGNPFFEDVIAGFRIAERELSDFGLSIDIKEVKSFDTETHVNAIRELQEKGYSALCITSVDVPQVRMALEKTIAGGIPVVCVNTDIPDCGRLCYIGPDYYHAGKTAAGLLSMISKDKQELLILTGSFNILGHNERIKGFLQGLKEKNVPFEIVETKESLDDDDLAFTVTTQALTMHRQINCIFIAAAGVEGACRAVTKLKREGLVKVLTFDDIPSTKKLVKKNIISFTLCQNPTQQGYQAIQKLFAYMIGNQKNPPTDSITNTIIKIRENIED from the coding sequence TTGTCAGTTACAATTAAGGATATAGCCCGGGTTGCAGGAGTCTCTAGAGGCACTGTTGACCGGGTATTGCATAATAGGGGCGGGGTTAATGCAGAGGTAGCTGCCAAGGTCAGGGAAATAGCCGAGGATTTGGGCTTTTTCCCTAACCGGGCAGGTAAAGTATTGGCAGCCCTCAAGCAACCCATGACCTTTGCCTGCCTCCTTCCCAGTATAGGAAACCCTTTTTTTGAGGATGTAATTGCCGGTTTCAGGATTGCAGAGCGCGAACTCTCTGATTTTGGGCTTTCTATCGACATTAAAGAGGTCAAATCATTCGATACTGAAACCCATGTCAATGCCATACGGGAATTGCAGGAGAAAGGGTATTCCGCCCTCTGCATAACCTCAGTTGATGTGCCTCAGGTAAGAATGGCCCTGGAAAAGACCATTGCAGGAGGGATTCCCGTCGTCTGTGTCAACACAGACATCCCTGATTGCGGCAGGCTCTGTTATATCGGACCCGATTACTACCATGCGGGAAAGACTGCTGCAGGGCTTCTGTCCATGATCAGCAAGGATAAGCAGGAATTGCTCATTCTTACCGGTTCATTTAATATTCTGGGCCATAACGAAAGGATCAAGGGATTCTTGCAGGGGTTGAAAGAAAAGAATGTACCCTTTGAAATCGTAGAAACAAAGGAAAGCCTCGATGATGATGACTTGGCTTTCACGGTCACGACCCAGGCCCTGACAATGCATCGGCAGATCAATTGCATCTTTATAGCTGCTGCCGGGGTGGAAGGCGCCTGCAGGGCAGTCACGAAACTAAAAAGGGAAGGTCTGGTCAAAGTGCTTACTTTTGATGACATTCCCTCGACAAAAAAACTGGTAAAGAAAAATATCATTTCCTTTACCTTATGCCAGAACCCTACACAACAGGGATACCAGGCCATTCAAAAACTCTTCGCCTATATGATAGGAAACCAGAAAAATCCTCCCACGGATTCAATAACCAATACGATTATCAAAATCCGGGAGAATATCGAGGACTAG
- a CDS encoding ABC transporter substrate-binding protein, with protein sequence MKHSVRTTILLLAMIVALVLPVFANGTAEVASSSTPSYKIGVSKLLAHPALDAAEKGMQDYLATTGLVVSYDLQNANGDISTASSIAQKFKSDKVDVAVGIATPSAQALANVFPTTPVVFSAVTDPVEAGLVADNICGVSDSNPVEAQIKLLVDLTGAKTIGNIYASGEANGVVLMEMAKKACENLGVQFVSAAISNSSEVKMAAQSIIGRVDAIYIATDNAVISAIASVDDVTSKAGKALLCADPSGVDGLECMVAWGFNYYSIGVATGKVVEKVLKGESPKSIGTEYLSDPSDFELWFNLDTAKKLGYTIPQSLQDSAAVLIKDGKKISQK encoded by the coding sequence ATGAAACACTCAGTTCGCACCACAATCCTGTTGCTTGCCATGATTGTAGCCTTGGTTCTGCCGGTCTTTGCAAATGGTACTGCAGAAGTAGCTTCTTCAAGCACCCCTTCTTATAAAATCGGCGTTTCAAAACTCCTGGCCCACCCTGCACTCGATGCAGCGGAAAAAGGAATGCAGGACTATCTTGCAACCACAGGGCTCGTAGTCTCCTACGACCTTCAGAATGCAAACGGAGACATCTCCACTGCCTCTTCTATTGCCCAGAAGTTCAAAAGTGACAAAGTCGATGTAGCAGTAGGTATCGCAACACCCTCGGCCCAGGCCCTGGCAAACGTATTCCCCACCACCCCTGTCGTCTTCAGTGCCGTCACAGATCCTGTCGAGGCCGGTCTTGTAGCTGACAATATTTGCGGTGTATCCGATAGCAACCCTGTCGAAGCCCAGATTAAATTGCTCGTTGACCTTACCGGGGCAAAAACCATCGGTAATATCTACGCTTCTGGCGAGGCAAACGGTGTTGTCCTGATGGAAATGGCCAAAAAAGCCTGTGAAAACCTCGGGGTGCAATTCGTCAGTGCTGCAATCAGCAATTCAAGCGAAGTCAAGATGGCTGCCCAGTCCATCATCGGCCGTGTAGATGCAATCTACATTGCTACAGACAATGCTGTAATCAGTGCAATCGCCTCTGTCGATGACGTAACCAGCAAGGCAGGCAAAGCCCTTCTGTGTGCAGACCCCTCCGGTGTCGACGGCCTTGAATGCATGGTCGCCTGGGGCTTCAACTACTACAGCATCGGTGTTGCAACCGGTAAGGTAGTCGAAAAAGTTCTCAAGGGTGAGTCTCCAAAATCCATCGGAACCGAATATCTTTCCGATCCTTCTGATTTTGAGTTGTGGTTTAACCTTGATACCGCCAAGAAGCTTGGATATACTATTCCGCAGTCACTGCAAGACAGTGCGGCGGTGCTTATTAAAGACGGCAAAAAAATAAGCCAGAAATAA
- the chvE gene encoding multiple monosaccharide ABC transporter substrate-binding protein, whose product MKKITSVLLILLLATSAMFAAGSTEAASSSVAKIGVSMPTQSLQRWNQDGANMKAQLEKAGYKVDLQYAGDNDIPTQVAQIENMITSNCKVLVIAAIDGSALTEVLKTAKQKGIAVIAYDRLIMNSDAVSYYATFDNYKVGTIQGTFIRDALKLDTAKGPFNIELFTGSPDDNNVNFFFGGAMSILEPYIKSGKLVVRSGQTTKAQCATPNWSTEESQKRMENLITANGYGPKGNRLDAVLSSNDSVANGITNALVAAGYTKDNFPILTGQDCDKPAVKNMLQGLQSMSIFKDTRTLASKVVDMVNAIVKGSTVEINDNKTYDNGTGIIPSYLCDPVFATLDNYKALLIDSGYYKEADLAIN is encoded by the coding sequence ATGAAAAAGATTACAAGTGTATTGCTGATCCTGTTGCTAGCAACATCGGCAATGTTTGCGGCTGGAAGCACTGAAGCTGCTTCCTCATCAGTTGCAAAAATCGGTGTCTCTATGCCTACGCAAAGCCTGCAGAGATGGAACCAAGACGGTGCTAACATGAAAGCACAGCTTGAAAAAGCCGGATACAAGGTTGACTTGCAATATGCTGGTGACAATGATATTCCGACCCAGGTTGCACAGATCGAGAACATGATTACCAGCAATTGCAAAGTTCTGGTTATCGCTGCAATCGATGGATCGGCCCTCACCGAGGTCCTGAAAACCGCAAAGCAAAAGGGAATCGCTGTCATTGCCTATGACCGCCTGATCATGAACAGTGATGCAGTATCCTATTATGCGACCTTTGACAACTACAAAGTCGGTACCATCCAGGGAACCTTCATCCGCGATGCATTGAAACTCGACACCGCAAAAGGCCCCTTCAACATTGAATTGTTCACCGGTTCCCCCGATGACAACAACGTAAACTTCTTCTTCGGTGGAGCAATGTCCATTCTTGAGCCCTATATCAAGAGCGGCAAGCTCGTAGTTCGCTCTGGCCAGACCACAAAAGCCCAGTGCGCAACCCCGAACTGGTCAACTGAAGAATCCCAGAAGAGAATGGAAAACCTGATTACCGCCAATGGCTATGGACCGAAGGGCAACAGGCTCGATGCAGTTCTTTCCTCCAATGACTCTGTAGCAAACGGAATTACCAACGCGCTCGTAGCCGCTGGCTATACCAAAGACAATTTCCCGATCCTCACCGGTCAGGACTGTGACAAGCCAGCAGTAAAGAATATGCTCCAGGGCTTGCAGAGTATGTCGATTTTCAAAGATACCCGCACCTTGGCCAGCAAGGTCGTAGATATGGTCAACGCAATTGTCAAGGGTTCAACTGTTGAGATCAACGACAACAAGACCTATGACAATGGAACCGGAATCATTCCTTCCTACCTCTGCGATCCTGTTTTCGCTACCTTGGATAACTACAAGGCTCTCTTGATCGACAGCGGTTACTACAAAGAAGCTGATTTGGCTATTAACTAA
- a CDS encoding MATE family efflux transporter, with product MKSQALPFLGESIFTPQFLSKLIIPLIIEQFLAVTIGMADTVMVASAGEAAVSAISLVDSISILIVQVFASFATGGAVVSSQYLGRKDNASANIAAKQLLILSLVVSVSLMAICLPFRGAIIRLIFGSIDAEVMVNSVTYFIFVLFSLPFLAVYNSCAALFRSMGNSKVSLAVSVLMNFINICGNAYFIFGLGLGVTGAGLATMLSRIIGALIMVVLISNRNNSIFIYKLWKFEWKGDMIKRILRIGVPNGIEGSVFQIGKLLVQGITASFGTASLAANAIANSVGSFANIPGNALGLASITVVGQCVGAQQTDQAVYYSKKFLVYAYFAMGLIVTPIFFFSSGIVQVFNLSVEATLMASHVIKTCMVASILIWPTAFTLPNFLRAAGDAKYTMIVSMFSMWVFRVGMSYLLALQLGFGLLGVWYAMYIDWIFRSICFIVRFARGKWKTKIVI from the coding sequence GTGAAGTCACAAGCCCTCCCTTTTCTGGGTGAATCCATATTTACCCCGCAGTTTTTATCGAAACTTATAATACCCTTGATTATCGAACAATTCCTTGCCGTTACCATAGGCATGGCCGATACCGTTATGGTGGCCTCAGCCGGTGAAGCGGCAGTAAGCGCCATCAGTCTTGTCGATTCGATTTCCATTTTGATCGTACAGGTATTTGCCTCGTTTGCTACCGGAGGGGCTGTAGTGTCGAGCCAATATCTGGGGAGAAAAGACAACGCCTCTGCAAACATTGCAGCCAAACAATTGTTGATTCTGTCTTTGGTGGTTTCGGTTTCCCTGATGGCAATCTGCCTGCCCTTCAGAGGTGCTATCATCAGATTGATTTTCGGCTCGATCGATGCCGAAGTCATGGTGAACTCAGTCACGTACTTTATCTTTGTATTGTTTTCCTTGCCCTTCCTTGCCGTGTACAATTCCTGTGCCGCGCTGTTCAGGTCAATGGGCAACAGCAAGGTCTCCCTTGCAGTCAGCGTATTGATGAATTTCATAAACATTTGTGGGAATGCCTACTTTATTTTCGGTCTCGGCCTTGGGGTTACCGGGGCAGGACTGGCAACCATGCTCAGCAGAATCATCGGGGCTCTCATCATGGTTGTCCTGATAAGCAACAGGAACAACAGCATCTTTATCTACAAGCTCTGGAAATTCGAATGGAAGGGCGACATGATCAAGCGGATTTTGCGCATTGGCGTGCCTAACGGTATCGAAGGAAGCGTCTTCCAAATCGGCAAATTGCTCGTCCAAGGTATTACGGCTTCCTTTGGAACTGCTTCCCTGGCCGCAAATGCCATAGCCAACTCAGTAGGTTCCTTTGCCAATATACCGGGGAACGCCTTGGGCCTAGCCTCCATAACGGTCGTAGGCCAATGTGTCGGGGCCCAGCAAACCGACCAAGCCGTATACTATTCCAAGAAATTTCTTGTTTATGCCTATTTTGCCATGGGCCTCATCGTTACCCCGATCTTCTTCTTTTCCTCAGGGATTGTACAGGTATTCAACCTATCGGTTGAGGCTACCCTAATGGCAAGCCATGTCATAAAAACCTGTATGGTGGCTTCGATCCTCATCTGGCCGACAGCTTTTACGCTTCCCAACTTCCTCAGGGCCGCAGGGGATGCCAAGTACACCATGATAGTCTCCATGTTCAGTATGTGGGTATTCCGTGTCGGTATGAGCTACCTGCTTGCATTACAGCTCGGCTTTGGATTGCTTGGGGTATGGTATGCAATGTATATCGACTGGATTTTCCGTTCCATCTGTTTCATTGTCCGTTTTGCCCGGGGAAAATGGAAAACGAAAATTGTAATCTGA
- the mmsA gene encoding multiple monosaccharide ABC transporter ATP-binding protein — translation MENTLLEMKHITKRFPGVVALNDVSLQITEGEIHAIVGENGAGKSTLMNVLSGIYPQGTYSGTIVLNGEECAFHTIKESENKGIVIIHQELALVPYLTIGENMFLGNERGAYLKVDWDHTYSKADELLRMVGLKESSRVPIKDIGVGKQQLVEIAKALAKNVRLLILDEPTASLNDTDALKLLDLLLEFKKNGMTSILISHKLNEVSYIADRVTVIRDGEVITTLEKKTQSFNENEIISAMVGRSLTDRFPKRTPKIGPISFEVQNWTVFHPLYEGRKVCEDISFTLHKGEVVGISGLMGAGRTELAMSIFGHSYGRNITGKTFIDGKEVQLHSVKTAIDHKIAYVTEDRKGNGLILSKSIMENTTLANLKAISKHQRIDRDMEFHVAKDISEKLRTKCSSVREDVNNLSGGNQQKVLLGKWIFAEPDILILDEPTRGIDVGAKYEIYCIINQLVEEGKSVLVISSELPEILGMCDRIYVMNEGRIVGELLQKDATQEAIMKCIVQSNKGANKE, via the coding sequence TTGGAAAACACGTTATTGGAAATGAAACACATCACCAAACGATTCCCCGGTGTCGTAGCCCTCAATGATGTAAGCTTACAGATTACAGAGGGAGAGATCCATGCAATCGTTGGAGAGAACGGGGCAGGAAAATCAACCCTGATGAATGTTCTCAGTGGGATTTACCCCCAAGGAACCTATAGCGGGACGATAGTGCTCAATGGTGAGGAATGCGCTTTTCATACCATCAAAGAAAGCGAAAACAAGGGAATTGTCATAATCCACCAGGAACTCGCACTGGTCCCCTACCTTACGATCGGGGAAAATATGTTTCTTGGAAATGAGCGGGGGGCCTATCTCAAAGTAGACTGGGACCATACCTATTCCAAGGCAGATGAGCTATTGAGGATGGTAGGACTCAAGGAGTCTTCCCGGGTCCCTATCAAGGATATTGGCGTCGGCAAACAGCAGCTTGTCGAAATAGCAAAGGCTCTGGCCAAGAATGTCAGACTGCTCATCCTTGACGAACCTACCGCTTCCCTCAACGATACGGATGCCCTAAAACTTTTAGACCTCCTTCTGGAGTTCAAGAAAAACGGCATGACGTCCATTCTCATATCACACAAACTCAACGAGGTATCGTATATTGCCGACAGGGTGACAGTTATCCGTGATGGCGAAGTCATTACCACGCTGGAGAAAAAAACTCAGTCTTTCAATGAAAACGAAATTATCAGTGCCATGGTAGGAAGGAGCCTCACCGACCGGTTCCCCAAACGCACTCCAAAGATAGGCCCTATCAGTTTTGAGGTGCAGAACTGGACCGTATTCCATCCGCTGTATGAAGGCAGGAAGGTTTGTGAAGACATCTCCTTTACCCTTCACAAGGGGGAAGTCGTGGGTATCAGCGGCCTGATGGGGGCTGGAAGAACAGAATTGGCAATGAGTATCTTCGGGCATAGCTATGGAAGGAATATTACCGGCAAGACATTCATCGATGGGAAGGAAGTCCAGCTTCATTCGGTAAAAACAGCCATCGACCATAAAATTGCCTATGTCACCGAAGACCGGAAAGGCAACGGCTTGATATTATCCAAATCAATTATGGAGAACACAACCCTTGCCAACCTCAAGGCCATAAGCAAGCACCAGAGGATCGACCGGGACATGGAGTTCCATGTGGCAAAGGATATCAGCGAGAAACTTCGTACAAAATGTTCCTCAGTCAGGGAAGATGTAAACAACCTTTCGGGGGGAAACCAGCAAAAGGTGCTACTTGGCAAGTGGATATTTGCCGAACCAGACATCTTGATCCTCGACGAACCGACAAGAGGCATTGATGTCGGGGCCAAATATGAAATCTACTGCATTATCAATCAACTGGTGGAGGAAGGGAAATCGGTATTGGTCATTTCCTCGGAACTCCCGGAGATATTGGGTATGTGCGATAGGATCTATGTCATGAATGAAGGGCGCATCGTGGGAGAATTGCTCCAGAAAGATGCTACCCAGGAAGCAATAATGAAGTGCATTGTGCAATCAAACAAAGGAGCAAACAAAGAATGA